A region of Dermabacter vaginalis DNA encodes the following proteins:
- a CDS encoding L-serine ammonia-lyase → MSVSLFDLFKIGIGPSSSHTVGPMRAAKEFADEALAHPTIGPDIADVEVHLYGSLAATGMGHGTLDAVVLGLEGNDPATIDPAQAWARAKDIDSNGGLMLGGRVPVSLRPSTIVLHPLTFLPEHSNGMTFAVLDESGNELEKRTMFSIGGGFVVDKEELEAQQASEPLAEGESDDEGEGKVKPIFESGEELLRVCEENGITVSQAMLMRERHWRSDSEIRKGILEIWAVMEACIERGMHTTGVLPGGLNVRRRAATWHDALQLEDPNHRADNAFEWVSLAALAVNEENAGGGRVVTAPTNGAAGIIPAVLYYALTYLRYDDRDDMIVRFMLAAAAFGSLCKERASISGAEVGCQGEVGSASSMAAAGLAEVMGAKPRQVENAAEIAMEHNLGLTCDPVGGLVQVPCIERNAMGAIKSITAVRFAMRGNGEHFVSFDTVLETMRRTGKDMNERYKETAMGGLAVTVPVSLPAC, encoded by the coding sequence ATGAGCGTGAGCCTCTTTGACCTGTTCAAGATCGGGATCGGCCCCTCGAGTTCGCACACCGTTGGCCCCATGCGCGCCGCGAAAGAGTTCGCTGACGAGGCCCTTGCCCATCCGACGATCGGGCCCGACATCGCCGATGTCGAGGTGCATCTTTACGGTTCGCTCGCGGCAACCGGCATGGGGCACGGGACACTCGACGCGGTCGTTCTTGGCCTCGAAGGCAATGATCCCGCGACCATCGACCCTGCGCAGGCATGGGCGCGTGCGAAAGATATCGATAGCAATGGTGGCCTCATGCTTGGCGGGCGCGTGCCCGTGAGTCTGCGCCCCTCCACGATCGTGCTTCACCCGCTCACCTTCCTTCCCGAGCACTCCAATGGCATGACCTTCGCGGTCCTTGACGAAAGCGGCAACGAACTCGAGAAACGCACGATGTTCTCGATCGGCGGCGGCTTCGTCGTGGATAAAGAGGAGCTTGAAGCCCAGCAGGCGTCGGAACCCCTCGCCGAAGGCGAGAGCGACGACGAGGGCGAAGGCAAAGTGAAGCCGATCTTCGAAAGCGGGGAAGAACTTCTTCGCGTGTGCGAAGAAAACGGCATCACCGTGTCGCAAGCGATGCTCATGCGCGAAAGGCATTGGCGAAGCGACAGCGAGATCCGCAAGGGCATCCTCGAGATTTGGGCGGTCATGGAGGCCTGCATCGAGCGCGGTATGCACACGACCGGTGTGCTCCCCGGCGGTCTCAATGTGCGCCGAAGGGCAGCGACCTGGCACGATGCTCTTCAGCTTGAAGACCCGAACCATCGCGCCGATAACGCCTTTGAGTGGGTGAGCCTTGCTGCTCTCGCGGTGAATGAGGAAAATGCGGGCGGGGGGCGAGTGGTGACCGCACCCACGAATGGCGCCGCCGGCATTATTCCCGCGGTGCTCTACTACGCCCTCACGTACCTGCGCTACGACGATCGCGATGACATGATCGTGCGTTTCATGCTCGCAGCTGCGGCTTTTGGCTCGCTGTGCAAGGAACGCGCCTCGATTTCCGGTGCGGAAGTGGGCTGCCAGGGAGAGGTCGGCTCGGCAAGCTCGATGGCCGCCGCGGGTCTCGCTGAGGTCATGGGCGCGAAGCCTCGGCAAGTGGAAAACGCGGCCGAAATCGCGATGGAGCACAATCTTGGCCTTACGTGCGATCCCGTGGGTGGCCTCGTGCAAGTGCCCTGCATTGAACGCAACGCCATGGGCGCCATCAAATCGATCACCGCTGTGCGCTTCGCGATGCGCGGCAACGGTGAGCACTTCGTCTCGTTCGATACCGTGCTCGAAACGATGCGCCGCACGGGCAAGGACATGAACGAACGCTACAAAGAAACCGCGATGGGTGGCCTCGCCGTCACGGTTCCCGTGTCTTTGCCCGCGTGTTGA
- a CDS encoding low molecular weight protein-tyrosine-phosphatase, whose product MIVTTVCWGNICRSPMAERILLSALSSLDGGGSVTVNSVGVSSEEIGNPMDPRAARVLEAEGYDASGHAARQVSATDIENTDLFVAAEQFHLDRLRALGAREEQLALMTDFDPESEPGDPLPDPWYGGAEDFDRTLDVLERAIPRLAERLAEGA is encoded by the coding sequence ATGATCGTTACTACCGTGTGCTGGGGCAACATCTGCCGCTCCCCAATGGCCGAACGCATTCTTCTTTCCGCGCTCTCTTCGCTCGACGGTGGCGGAAGCGTTACCGTGAACTCCGTCGGGGTGAGCAGCGAGGAAATCGGCAACCCCATGGATCCCCGCGCGGCTCGCGTGCTCGAAGCCGAGGGCTACGACGCGAGCGGGCATGCCGCCAGACAAGTGAGCGCCACCGACATCGAGAACACCGACCTCTTTGTGGCAGCCGAGCAGTTCCACCTCGACCGGCTACGTGCGCTCGGCGCGCGCGAGGAACAACTCGCGCTCATGACGGACTTCGACCCCGAGTCAGAGCCGGGCGATCCCCTGCCCGATCCCTGGTATGGCGGCGCCGAAGACTTCGATCGAACGCTCGACGTTCTCGAGCGCGCAATACCGCGCCTCGCCGAGCGCCTCGCCGAGGGCGCCTAA
- a CDS encoding LacI family DNA-binding transcriptional regulator, giving the protein MNDKASGDINDDFAPGESPEELEAAAKVAPEAEERTDGERATLTEVANSLGITAAVALRALRGESDINSKLVKSVRETAERLHYPLEDLTGEDDHRGVVAVLVNTMRNTWISDIVRSIRIELAATGRHVVVVPTRRRMPEYPITLEEETISSLTALGVDGFIMASELPELDKVFDAIGTRPIVAIGGSKERVGKSDTVRIDDEAGYGLLVDHLVSLGHKDIAHVGGVGYAVAKERAAAFKAAMKRHGLEDRARVEPADFSEQVGQTAGSMLLRGSQVPTAITCSNDVTAVGVLSAAADAGYDVPAQLAVTGYGNTSLASSGIAQVTSIDPNSRRIGALGAQMLVERIGGFEGPARDTAVSPHLIVRRSSSAGPRPEQQRRRRVTID; this is encoded by the coding sequence ATGAACGATAAAGCTAGTGGCGACATCAACGACGATTTCGCACCCGGTGAGAGCCCCGAAGAGCTCGAGGCGGCGGCGAAAGTTGCTCCCGAAGCTGAGGAGCGCACCGACGGCGAACGTGCAACTCTCACGGAGGTCGCCAACTCCCTCGGCATCACGGCTGCGGTGGCGCTTCGCGCGCTCCGCGGAGAATCTGACATCAACTCGAAGCTCGTGAAGTCCGTGCGGGAAACCGCCGAGCGCTTGCACTACCCGCTCGAGGATCTCACGGGCGAGGATGACCACCGTGGTGTCGTCGCGGTTCTCGTGAACACGATGCGCAACACGTGGATCTCCGATATCGTGCGTTCGATCCGCATCGAGCTGGCCGCGACCGGTCGACACGTGGTGGTGGTGCCGACGCGGCGCCGCATGCCCGAATATCCGATCACCCTCGAAGAGGAGACCATCTCTTCGCTTACCGCTCTTGGCGTTGACGGCTTCATTATGGCGAGTGAGCTTCCCGAACTCGACAAGGTCTTCGACGCAATCGGCACCCGACCGATCGTGGCGATCGGCGGCTCGAAAGAACGCGTTGGAAAATCTGACACGGTTCGCATCGACGACGAAGCAGGCTACGGCCTTCTCGTGGATCACCTCGTGAGCCTCGGGCACAAGGACATCGCCCACGTGGGCGGCGTGGGGTATGCCGTTGCGAAAGAACGCGCGGCGGCGTTCAAGGCCGCGATGAAACGCCATGGTCTCGAAGATCGCGCACGCGTTGAACCCGCCGATTTCAGCGAGCAGGTTGGCCAGACCGCCGGCTCGATGCTTCTTCGCGGAAGCCAGGTCCCTACCGCGATCACGTGCTCGAATGATGTGACCGCCGTGGGCGTGCTCTCGGCCGCGGCCGATGCCGGCTACGACGTGCCGGCCCAGCTTGCGGTGACGGGGTACGGCAACACGTCGCTTGCGTCCTCGGGTATCGCACAGGTGACGAGCATTGATCCGAACTCTCGTCGCATCGGTGCGCTCGGTGCGCAGATGCTTGTCGAGCGCATTGGCGGCTTTGAAGGGCCGGCGCGCGACACGGCAGTGTCACCGCACCTCATTGTGCGCCGCTCGTCCTCGGCAGGTCCCCGCCCCGAGCAACAGCGCCGCCGCCGCGTGACGATCGACTAA
- a CDS encoding phage holin family protein, translating to MINSTNDRSSNDRRTSTTSRSIGELVASIKNEFTSVIDQQVAIAKKEVTGIAVKGGAVAALAAVLVFFLLSAWVMFLFFCAWGLVALGLPAWASFLIVCGSLVVLGAILGLIAYLIVKKITAPEVTIETAKSAVDSVQGKRRVNSVDYDDAFEELYGKQVSAATPREI from the coding sequence ATGATCAACTCCACGAACGACCGCTCTTCGAACGACCGCCGAACGAGCACAACCTCGCGGTCGATTGGCGAACTTGTCGCCTCGATCAAGAACGAATTCACCTCCGTGATCGATCAGCAGGTCGCGATCGCGAAGAAGGAAGTCACCGGAATCGCCGTCAAAGGCGGTGCCGTCGCGGCACTCGCGGCAGTTCTCGTGTTCTTCCTCCTGAGCGCGTGGGTCATGTTCCTCTTCTTCTGCGCGTGGGGCCTCGTGGCCCTCGGCCTCCCGGCTTGGGCGTCATTCCTCATCGTGTGCGGCTCGCTCGTCGTGCTCGGCGCGATTCTCGGCCTCATCGCCTACCTGATCGTCAAGAAGATCACCGCGCCCGAGGTCACGATCGAAACCGCGAAGAGCGCCGTCGATTCGGTGCAGGGGAAGCGTCGCGTGAACTCCGTTGATTACGACGACGCCTTCGAAGAGCTCTACGGTAAACAGGTCAGCGCCGCAACACCGCGCGAGATCTAA
- a CDS encoding DEAD/DEAH box helicase, which translates to MPKSRRVHKAERFDAMALPEELVQELQAQGFERAFEIQEAILPDALAGRDVLARAETGSGKTLAFALSMCARFRHRSSHRRRPLGMVLVPTRELAVQVVDTIHPFARAVGIKAQLVSGGMNIDKQADALRRGVEIIVATPGRVVDLAQRGDLFLDRIETTVIDEADHMADLGFLPVVTEILAHVEMGTQKMLFSATLDQQVDAITDRFLVDPVTHETTPVAAAVQNMRHVVYAINPKKKRQITAQIAARDGRTLLFARTQLGAERVAQELIEVGIPAAALHGNKQQGLRTNVLAGFRQGAFDVLVATDVAARGIHIDDVSLVLHVDPSDDAKEYVHRSGRTARAGASGVVVTLALPHQEKKTRQVLEAAKVEPEWSEVNSETDEVIRYVGGRTPSGTPARDPQLVKYKGAPRKLDVTRMRGANSKNAAERRENEKRRAVYDEHERSSSSRASGPGKGRRTGGKKRGSDARRARGASTTRPRGQRRSR; encoded by the coding sequence ATGCCCAAGTCACGCAGAGTCCACAAAGCTGAACGCTTCGATGCGATGGCGCTTCCCGAAGAGCTCGTACAAGAGCTGCAGGCGCAGGGTTTTGAGCGCGCCTTCGAAATCCAGGAAGCAATCCTCCCCGACGCGCTCGCGGGCCGCGATGTTCTCGCTCGAGCCGAAACCGGATCGGGCAAAACCTTGGCTTTCGCGCTGTCCATGTGCGCACGCTTTCGCCACCGCAGCTCGCACAGGCGTCGCCCGCTCGGCATGGTGCTTGTTCCCACCCGCGAGCTTGCCGTGCAGGTCGTGGACACGATCCATCCGTTCGCGCGCGCCGTGGGCATCAAGGCACAGCTCGTCTCGGGTGGCATGAATATTGACAAGCAGGCCGATGCTCTTCGCCGCGGCGTCGAGATCATCGTCGCGACGCCGGGCCGCGTCGTGGATCTCGCCCAGCGTGGCGACCTCTTCCTCGACCGCATAGAGACGACCGTGATCGACGAAGCTGACCACATGGCCGACCTCGGCTTCCTACCGGTTGTGACCGAGATTCTCGCGCATGTCGAAATGGGCACGCAGAAGATGCTCTTTTCGGCCACGCTCGATCAGCAAGTCGACGCGATTACCGATCGTTTCCTCGTAGACCCCGTGACGCACGAGACGACGCCGGTTGCCGCGGCCGTGCAGAATATGCGCCACGTCGTGTATGCGATCAACCCGAAAAAGAAGCGCCAGATTACCGCGCAGATTGCCGCACGCGATGGCCGCACACTCCTTTTTGCCCGCACGCAGCTTGGCGCCGAACGCGTGGCCCAGGAGCTGATCGAGGTGGGCATTCCCGCCGCTGCCCTTCACGGTAATAAGCAGCAGGGACTTCGCACGAACGTTCTCGCGGGGTTCCGCCAGGGCGCCTTTGACGTGCTCGTGGCGACCGACGTTGCCGCGCGCGGAATCCACATTGACGATGTCTCACTCGTACTCCACGTCGATCCTTCCGACGACGCGAAGGAATATGTGCACCGCTCGGGCCGAACCGCGCGTGCCGGTGCCTCGGGTGTTGTCGTGACGCTGGCTCTTCCACACCAGGAGAAAAAGACACGCCAGGTGTTGGAAGCGGCAAAGGTCGAACCTGAATGGAGTGAGGTGAACTCCGAGACCGACGAGGTGATCCGGTATGTCGGAGGAAGGACGCCGAGCGGAACCCCCGCCCGGGACCCTCAGCTCGTCAAATACAAGGGGGCGCCCCGTAAGCTCGATGTCACCAGGATGCGCGGGGCCAACTCGAAAAACGCCGCCGAAAGGCGCGAGAACGAAAAGCGCCGCGCGGTCTACGACGAGCACGAGAGGTCTTCCTCTTCGCGCGCGTCCGGCCCGGGCAAAGGCCGCCGCACGGGTGGAAAAAAGCGAGGGTCCGACGCCCGCCGGGCACGAGGTGCTTCCACCACCCGCCCACGCGGCCAGCGTCGGTCGCGCTAA
- a CDS encoding GrpB family protein, which produces MAIHLSEYSESWVGDFMGVATTLVDALDGHGGQGIEHIGATSVPKMVARPIIDIAVIAAPLALEEACEALAPLGYVAGGEKQEGEGYRKLNTPTSGVLHALTVFEEDSPLLHASIAARQVLMNSPELVAEFSGYKRGLAFTGAIDVEEYRAAKVPMFQKILREAGMDEEALAGLAASF; this is translated from the coding sequence ATGGCGATTCATTTGAGTGAGTATTCCGAGTCTTGGGTGGGCGACTTCATGGGGGTCGCCACGACCTTGGTAGACGCCCTTGACGGCCACGGAGGGCAAGGGATCGAGCACATTGGTGCGACCTCGGTTCCGAAAATGGTGGCGCGACCCATCATCGATATCGCGGTCATCGCCGCTCCCCTCGCGCTTGAGGAGGCGTGTGAGGCGCTCGCCCCACTCGGCTATGTGGCCGGGGGAGAGAAGCAGGAGGGGGAGGGCTACCGCAAGCTGAATACTCCCACCTCGGGCGTTTTGCACGCACTCACGGTCTTCGAGGAAGACTCCCCGCTGCTTCATGCGAGCATCGCTGCGCGTCAGGTTCTCATGAATAGCCCGGAGCTCGTCGCCGAGTTCTCGGGCTATAAGCGAGGGCTCGCATTCACGGGTGCGATTGACGTGGAGGAGTACCGCGCCGCGAAGGTGCCCATGTTCCAGAAGATCCTGCGCGAGGCGGGGATGGACGAGGAGGCTCTCGCGGGTCTCGCCGCGAGTTTTTAG
- a CDS encoding AEC family transporter, with protein sequence MSGFFVIAVIVAVGAFAGWSNLMGPQARFVLNRLTYFLAGPCLVFVSLIESDLALVLSANFAVAALAALLTTSLAALLSLIFLKQDLPHAVISSVSASMVNSANMGFPIAAYVLGDVALALPVALWQMAVFTPLFQSVLHSAVAGQRPSVRALAGTIIANPMIIASAAGLAVLGFDLHLPAFIVEPIDVIAGISIPGMLLAFGMSLTASKPFSKEAGHRADILLATALKLLAMPLIAWALARWAFGLAGTELYAAVVLAALPTAQNVYVAAARYEVGEEMTRDIALLTSVGTMIALMVIASLFGA encoded by the coding sequence GTGAGCGGTTTTTTCGTGATCGCCGTGATCGTCGCCGTGGGCGCATTTGCGGGGTGGAGCAACCTCATGGGCCCGCAAGCCCGTTTCGTGCTCAATCGCCTCACCTATTTCCTCGCGGGGCCGTGCCTCGTGTTCGTGTCGCTCATCGAAAGCGATCTCGCCCTCGTGCTCTCCGCGAATTTCGCGGTCGCCGCCCTAGCGGCGCTCCTGACGACTTCGCTCGCCGCACTTCTCTCGCTTATTTTCCTCAAGCAGGATCTGCCCCACGCCGTGATCTCCTCGGTTTCGGCTTCGATGGTCAATAGCGCGAACATGGGCTTCCCTATCGCCGCCTACGTGCTTGGCGACGTCGCGCTCGCCCTGCCTGTGGCGCTGTGGCAAATGGCGGTATTCACGCCGCTCTTCCAGTCGGTTCTCCACTCTGCGGTCGCGGGGCAACGACCGAGCGTGCGCGCCCTCGCGGGAACAATCATTGCGAACCCCATGATCATCGCCTCCGCAGCGGGCCTCGCAGTTCTCGGCTTCGACCTTCACCTCCCCGCCTTCATCGTTGAACCGATCGACGTCATCGCGGGCATCTCCATCCCGGGAATGCTCCTCGCGTTCGGCATGTCGCTCACCGCCTCGAAGCCCTTCTCGAAGGAAGCGGGCCATCGCGCCGACATCCTCCTCGCCACAGCACTCAAGCTTCTCGCAATGCCTCTCATCGCGTGGGCTCTCGCGCGCTGGGCCTTTGGTCTCGCGGGCACCGAGCTCTACGCGGCCGTCGTGCTCGCAGCGCTTCCCACCGCCCAAAACGTGTACGTCGCCGCTGCGCGTTACGAGGTTGGCGAGGAGATGACGCGCGATATCGCGCTGCTGACATCGGTCGGCACCATGATCGCGCTCATGGTGATTGCGTCGCTCTTCGGCGCGTGA
- the leuS gene encoding leucine--tRNA ligase: protein MAEAPYRYTAELAGQIEQKWQKLWLEKGTFNAVNPEGELSDGRTAEELGEKMFIMDMFPYPSGKGLHVGHPLGYIATDAVARHNRMLGKNVLYTMGYDAFGLPAEQYAIQTGTHPRVTTDENVANMARQLFRLGLSHDSRRSLRTTDLEFVKWTQWVFLQLFDSWYDPNFVKADGTRGSARPISELKGAIQDRDVDPYALAEQQGIEIPQMWHDRKPDHEHWNPEHDTPFDYLIQYTPEEMRELVDCFRLAYVSDTPVNWCPGLGTVLANEEVTAEGRSERGDFPVFKRRLRQWNLRITAYADRLLEDLETVNWPESVKSMQRNWIGRSRGAQVTFALESDASPALADATFDVFTTRVDTLFGAIFTVLSPEHPLLVDVSILPESWPEGTKAAWTGGAANPREAVATYQERAAALEEDERTADSREKTGVFTGLFAVNPMDGRALPVFTADYVLMGYGTGAIMAVPAEDERDYAFASAFELPIIRTVQPPADFEEGQAYTGDGKKINSQSAELDLNGMNKAEAIAAATEFAERKGFGHAKTTYRLRDWLFSRQRYWGEPFPIVYAEDAPEVPIALPVDQLPVQLPELDDFSPKTFDPDDADTEPQTPLSRVDDWAWVELDLGDGLKRYRREMNVMPQWAGSSWYEIRYTDPTNDEQISAPANEQYWMGPREGAPTGGVDLYVGGVEHAVLHLLYARFWHKVLFDRGYLASAEPFHTLFNQGYVQAYAYRDERGVYVNASEVVEEADGSFTYDGKPVTQEYGKMGKSLRNIVTPDDMYDEFGADTFRVYEMSMGPLDLSRPWNTRDVVGSQRFLQRLWRLAVSEETGECVVSDAEPSVETLRAVHKTIDAVSADMEHMRFNTAIARLIELVNHLTKVASDGDGAPRSAVEALVLMVSPFAPHLAEELWAKLGHDESLARASYPVADPQYLVADAVTCVIQVKGKVRHRIEVDPEISAEDLEKAVFAEERVQKLIEGHEVRKVIVREPKLVNLVLS from the coding sequence ATGGCTGAGGCCCCATACCGCTACACCGCTGAACTCGCGGGACAGATCGAGCAGAAATGGCAAAAGCTGTGGCTCGAGAAGGGCACGTTCAACGCCGTCAATCCCGAGGGTGAACTTTCCGATGGCCGCACCGCCGAAGAACTCGGCGAAAAGATGTTCATCATGGATATGTTCCCCTACCCCTCGGGGAAGGGGCTTCACGTGGGCCACCCCCTCGGCTACATCGCGACCGACGCCGTCGCGCGCCACAATCGCATGCTCGGTAAGAACGTGCTGTACACGATGGGCTATGACGCCTTTGGCTTGCCCGCCGAGCAGTACGCAATCCAGACCGGCACACACCCGCGGGTCACGACGGACGAAAACGTCGCGAACATGGCCCGCCAGCTTTTCCGCCTTGGTCTTTCACACGACTCACGGCGTTCGCTGCGCACGACCGACCTCGAGTTCGTCAAGTGGACCCAGTGGGTGTTCCTCCAGCTGTTCGACTCGTGGTACGACCCGAACTTCGTGAAGGCTGACGGCACGCGCGGCTCTGCACGTCCCATTTCGGAGCTCAAGGGTGCGATCCAGGATCGCGATGTTGATCCGTACGCCCTCGCTGAGCAGCAGGGCATCGAGATCCCACAGATGTGGCACGACCGCAAACCGGATCACGAGCACTGGAATCCCGAGCACGACACGCCCTTCGACTACCTCATCCAGTACACGCCCGAGGAGATGCGGGAGCTCGTTGACTGTTTCCGCCTCGCCTACGTGAGCGACACTCCCGTGAACTGGTGCCCCGGTCTCGGCACCGTGCTCGCGAACGAGGAAGTCACGGCCGAGGGCCGCTCCGAGCGCGGCGATTTCCCCGTGTTCAAGCGCCGACTTCGGCAGTGGAACCTGCGGATCACCGCGTACGCCGATCGACTTCTCGAAGATCTCGAGACCGTCAATTGGCCCGAATCGGTCAAGTCCATGCAGCGCAACTGGATCGGCCGCTCACGCGGTGCGCAGGTGACGTTCGCGCTGGAGTCCGACGCTAGCCCCGCCCTCGCCGATGCCACGTTCGATGTGTTCACGACCCGCGTGGACACGCTGTTCGGCGCCATATTCACGGTGCTTTCCCCTGAGCATCCGTTGCTGGTTGATGTCAGCATTCTTCCGGAGTCCTGGCCCGAGGGCACGAAGGCGGCGTGGACCGGTGGAGCGGCGAACCCCCGTGAAGCTGTGGCTACCTATCAGGAGCGCGCCGCAGCCCTCGAAGAGGATGAGCGCACCGCCGATTCGCGCGAAAAAACGGGCGTGTTCACGGGTCTTTTCGCCGTGAACCCCATGGATGGGCGCGCGCTGCCCGTGTTCACCGCCGACTACGTGCTCATGGGCTACGGCACCGGTGCGATCATGGCAGTTCCCGCCGAGGATGAGCGCGACTACGCATTCGCGAGCGCCTTCGAGCTTCCGATCATTCGCACCGTGCAGCCCCCGGCCGACTTCGAAGAGGGCCAGGCGTACACGGGCGACGGCAAGAAGATCAATTCGCAAAGCGCCGAACTTGACCTGAACGGCATGAACAAGGCCGAGGCGATCGCCGCCGCAACCGAGTTCGCCGAGAGGAAGGGCTTTGGCCACGCAAAGACGACGTACCGCTTGCGCGACTGGCTCTTCAGCCGACAGCGCTACTGGGGCGAGCCGTTCCCGATCGTGTACGCGGAAGACGCGCCCGAGGTTCCGATCGCCCTCCCGGTCGATCAGCTCCCCGTGCAGCTTCCCGAGCTTGACGATTTCTCCCCGAAGACGTTTGACCCCGACGATGCGGATACCGAACCGCAAACGCCGCTTTCGCGTGTCGATGACTGGGCGTGGGTCGAGCTTGACCTTGGCGATGGCCTGAAGCGCTACCGCCGCGAAATGAACGTCATGCCTCAGTGGGCAGGCTCCTCGTGGTACGAAATCCGCTACACGGACCCGACGAACGACGAACAGATTTCCGCGCCTGCCAACGAGCAGTACTGGATGGGTCCGCGCGAAGGCGCGCCCACGGGCGGTGTTGACCTGTACGTTGGCGGTGTTGAGCACGCCGTTCTCCACCTGCTCTACGCGCGCTTTTGGCACAAGGTCCTGTTCGACCGCGGCTACCTTGCGAGCGCCGAGCCGTTCCACACTCTGTTCAACCAGGGGTATGTGCAGGCCTACGCGTACCGCGACGAGCGCGGCGTGTACGTCAACGCCTCCGAGGTTGTCGAGGAAGCCGACGGCTCCTTCACTTATGACGGTAAGCCCGTGACCCAGGAATACGGGAAGATGGGCAAGTCCCTGCGCAATATCGTGACGCCCGATGACATGTACGACGAGTTCGGTGCCGACACGTTCCGCGTGTACGAAATGTCGATGGGCCCGCTCGACCTCTCGCGCCCTTGGAACACGCGCGACGTCGTGGGCTCGCAGCGCTTCCTTCAGCGCCTGTGGCGCCTCGCGGTCTCGGAAGAGACCGGTGAGTGCGTCGTGAGCGATGCCGAGCCGAGCGTGGAGACTCTGCGCGCCGTGCATAAGACCATCGACGCGGTGAGCGCCGACATGGAGCACATGCGCTTCAACACGGCGATCGCGCGTCTCATCGAGCTCGTCAACCACCTCACGAAGGTCGCGAGCGATGGCGACGGCGCCCCGCGTTCGGCCGTCGAGGCACTCGTGCTCATGGTCTCGCCGTTCGCTCCGCACCTTGCGGAGGAACTGTGGGCGAAGCTCGGTCACGACGAGTCGCTCGCGCGCGCTTCCTACCCTGTTGCGGATCCGCAGTACCTCGTTGCCGACGCTGTCACGTGCGTCATCCAGGTCAAGGGCAAGGTGCGCCACCGCATCGAGGTGGACCCGGAGATCTCGGCGGAAGACCTCGAAAAGGCAGTGTTTGCCGAGGAGCGCGTGCAGAAGCTCATCGAAGGACACGAGGTGCGAAAGGTCATCGTGCGCGAGCCGAAGCTCGTCAACCTCGTCCTCTCCTAA
- the panD gene encoding aspartate 1-decarboxylase — translation MLRTLMTSKIHRATVTQADLHYVGSVTVDADLLDAAGLIENELVAIVDVTNGARLETYVIRGEAGSGDIKINGAAAHLVHPGDLVILIAYGQFTPEEAAAHTPRIVHVDEKNRIVALGNDPAEAVPGAPDQISSR, via the coding sequence GTGCTGCGAACACTCATGACTTCCAAGATCCACCGTGCCACCGTGACGCAAGCCGATCTCCATTACGTGGGATCGGTGACGGTCGATGCCGATTTACTCGATGCCGCGGGCCTCATCGAGAACGAGCTCGTGGCGATTGTCGATGTCACGAATGGCGCTCGCCTTGAAACCTACGTCATCCGCGGCGAGGCGGGTAGCGGGGATATCAAGATCAACGGCGCCGCCGCCCACCTCGTGCATCCCGGGGATCTCGTGATCCTCATCGCCTACGGGCAGTTCACCCCCGAAGAAGCCGCCGCCCACACGCCGCGTATCGTTCACGTCGATGAGAAGAACCGCATCGTCGCACTCGGCAACGACCCTGCCGAGGCGGTTCCGGGCGCACCCGACCAGATTTCTTCGAGGTAG